A genomic segment from Propionibacteriaceae bacterium ZF39 encodes:
- a CDS encoding acyl-CoA thioesterase II, translating into MTLLSPIDELLTLLDLEEIEVGLFRGRHPSTKRQRTFGGQVLAQSLMAASHSVPEDRTAHSMHAYFLRPGRTDAPMIFDVETLRDGRSFSSRRVLARQDGHVILGLTASFHIREPGLEHSDAMPDVPAAEDCPRMSEIMSERSGAPAELWESAFGGYDVRWVGSSGPDGTIPATAHGAHARIWVRANSGLPDNRHLHAAVLAYLSDLTLLGVSTVPHSPVFDERRFQAASIDHAMWFHRPVRADEWWLYDQISPIAIGGLGMSTSRIFQHGRMVASATQEGLIRPVENNRADQG; encoded by the coding sequence GTGACGCTGCTGAGCCCCATCGACGAACTGCTCACCCTGCTGGACCTCGAGGAGATCGAGGTCGGCCTGTTCCGGGGGCGCCATCCGAGCACCAAGCGCCAGCGCACCTTCGGCGGCCAGGTGCTGGCCCAGAGCCTCATGGCGGCCAGCCATTCGGTTCCCGAGGACCGCACGGCGCACTCGATGCACGCCTATTTCCTGCGGCCCGGCCGCACCGACGCGCCCATGATCTTCGATGTGGAGACCCTCCGCGACGGCCGGAGCTTCTCCTCCCGTCGCGTGCTCGCCCGCCAGGACGGCCATGTCATCCTCGGCCTGACCGCGTCTTTCCACATCCGCGAGCCCGGACTCGAACACTCCGACGCCATGCCCGACGTGCCGGCCGCCGAGGACTGCCCCAGGATGAGCGAGATCATGTCGGAGCGCAGCGGTGCCCCGGCCGAGCTGTGGGAGAGCGCCTTCGGCGGCTATGACGTGCGGTGGGTCGGCTCGTCCGGTCCGGACGGGACCATCCCGGCGACGGCCCACGGCGCCCACGCCCGCATCTGGGTCCGGGCCAACTCCGGCCTGCCCGACAACCGGCACCTGCATGCCGCAGTGCTGGCGTACCTGTCGGATCTCACCCTGCTCGGCGTCTCGACCGTGCCCCACTCACCGGTCTTCGACGAACGCCGCTTCCAGGCCGCCTCGATCGATCACGCCATGTGGTTCCACCGCCCGGTGCGGGCCGATGAGTGGTGGCTCTATGACCAGATCTCCCCGATCGCGATCGGCGGGCTCGGGATGTCGACTTCGCGCATCTTCCAGCACGGCCGCATGGTGGCGTCCGCCACCCAGGAAGGACTGATCCGCCCGGTTGAGAACAACCGAGCGGATCAGGGCTAG
- a CDS encoding sigma-70 family RNA polymerase sigma factor, with protein sequence MATMSSHRPRSTEGIDGKDAVGLYLEGIARTPLLTADEEVELARRIEVGLYAEQILAGRVTRTERTAGARENGKSAKRASKDELEELAADGQAALQQFVTANLRLVVSVARKYGRAQMPLLDLVQEGNTGLIRAVEKFDYTKGFKFSTYATWWVRQSISRGMAQQGRIVRLPVHVAEQVNQVSAVRRTLERKLGREPEVVEIALELDIEPERVLDLMRYGRDHVSLDAPVEEDGDTSLGDLIAREPMPGPDEVVIDAQERERLEDMLADLDDRSADVVRRRYGLLDGRQAKLADIGQIWGITAERVRQIERHALAKLRDNELAA encoded by the coding sequence ATGGCAACCATGTCCAGCCACCGCCCCCGCAGCACCGAGGGAATCGACGGCAAGGACGCGGTCGGGCTCTATCTCGAAGGGATCGCCCGCACCCCGCTGCTGACCGCCGACGAAGAGGTCGAACTCGCCCGCAGGATCGAGGTCGGGCTCTATGCAGAACAGATTCTCGCCGGCCGGGTGACCCGGACCGAGCGCACGGCTGGGGCGCGCGAGAACGGCAAGAGCGCCAAGCGCGCCTCGAAGGACGAACTCGAAGAACTCGCGGCCGATGGCCAGGCCGCCCTGCAACAGTTCGTGACCGCCAACCTGCGTCTGGTGGTGTCGGTCGCCCGGAAATATGGCCGTGCCCAGATGCCCCTCCTCGACCTGGTCCAGGAGGGCAACACCGGGCTGATCCGTGCGGTGGAGAAGTTCGACTACACCAAGGGATTCAAGTTCTCGACCTATGCGACCTGGTGGGTCCGGCAGTCGATCTCGCGCGGCATGGCCCAGCAGGGCCGCATCGTGCGTCTCCCCGTCCATGTGGCCGAGCAGGTCAACCAGGTCTCGGCCGTGCGCCGCACCCTGGAGCGCAAGCTCGGTCGCGAGCCCGAGGTCGTGGAGATCGCGCTCGAACTCGATATCGAACCCGAGCGGGTTCTCGACCTGATGCGCTATGGCCGTGATCATGTCAGCCTCGACGCCCCGGTCGAGGAGGACGGCGACACCTCGCTCGGCGACCTGATCGCGCGCGAGCCGATGCCCGGTCCCGACGAGGTCGTCATCGACGCCCAGGAGCGCGAACGCCTCGAGGACATGCTGGCCGATCTCGATGACCGCTCCGCCGATGTCGTACGCCGGCGCTACGGCCTTCTGGACGGTCGGCAGGCCAAGCTGGCCGATATCGGCCAGATCTGGGGCATCACTGCCGAACGTGTCCGCCAGATCGAGCGGCACGCGCTCGCGAAGCTCCGGGACAACGAACTGGCGGCCTGA
- a CDS encoding PAC2 family protein: MLDPRLLYTFNPALWEQMRDRRPVLIHLLHGYVDAGQVSRTIADHILATCPSQLLVEFDHDQLHDYRSRRPMMVFDTDQWKSAEKFVLAMHLVTAPGGEQFVLLSGPEPDTQWERATAAIVGLAQRLDVRLAVTSHGIPTGVPHTRPSLITEYASRPDLIRSENPVWVGRIEIPGGFGAYLELHLGQGGVDALGLAVNVPHYLSQAPFYQAAIAGLNRINEGTGLALPLGDLPEKAETNLHEIGSEVATSEEVQQVVEQFERQYDQAQSDGPLPSAEEIGAELERFLAEQDRKDDDK, translated from the coding sequence ATGCTTGATCCCCGCCTGCTCTACACGTTCAACCCGGCGTTGTGGGAACAGATGCGGGACCGTCGGCCCGTGCTGATCCACCTGCTCCACGGCTATGTCGATGCCGGTCAGGTCAGCCGCACGATCGCGGATCACATCCTGGCCACCTGCCCGTCGCAGCTTCTGGTGGAGTTCGACCACGATCAGCTCCACGACTATCGGAGCCGGCGGCCCATGATGGTGTTCGACACCGATCAGTGGAAGTCCGCCGAGAAGTTCGTGCTCGCGATGCACCTCGTCACCGCACCCGGCGGCGAGCAGTTCGTGCTCCTGTCGGGCCCCGAGCCCGATACGCAGTGGGAGCGCGCCACCGCGGCGATCGTCGGGCTGGCCCAACGGCTCGACGTGCGCCTCGCGGTGACCAGCCACGGGATCCCGACAGGCGTGCCGCACACGCGGCCCAGCCTGATCACGGAGTACGCCAGCCGGCCCGACCTGATCCGCAGCGAGAATCCGGTGTGGGTGGGCCGGATCGAGATCCCGGGTGGCTTCGGGGCCTATCTCGAGCTCCACCTCGGGCAGGGCGGGGTCGATGCGCTCGGGCTCGCGGTCAACGTGCCCCACTATCTGTCCCAGGCGCCCTTCTATCAGGCGGCCATTGCCGGGTTGAACCGCATCAACGAGGGCACCGGCCTGGCGCTGCCGCTCGGCGACCTGCCCGAGAAGGCGGAAACCAACCTCCACGAGATCGGCAGCGAAGTCGCCACCTCGGAAGAGGTCCAGCAGGTCGTGGAACAGTTCGAACGGCAATACGATCAGGCTCAGTCGGACGGCCCGCTGCCGTCCGCGGAAGAGATCGGGGCCGAACTCGAACGGTTCCTGGCCGAACAGGATCGCAAGGACGACGACAAGTGA
- a CDS encoding universal stress protein, protein MTEDSQQRPRVVVGVDGSEDGIRAVEFGVRTALAQDADLLLAHAVDDAVLAGAWGVVYDPNLLEEAGQEAAEEAKAKALSMGFPAERVKSKIYMGNPGAVLTRLSEKALVLVVGRRALSGLERLFVGSTSVGVAATAHCPVIMLSAATHQPRTGDKGRVGVGIHIGEPSNAALAFAFSEARRRSATLEVIHTFELPTSFFADRKQRSDRAHHQEEAHRDVLDQLLAPHRENYPEVPVEITLVQAHPVNELNSRSADFDLLVLEVHGRGLPVFSPGATIRAVMAYGQCPLALVRDTK, encoded by the coding sequence ATGACAGAGGATTCGCAGCAGCGACCGCGCGTGGTCGTGGGGGTCGATGGGTCGGAGGACGGCATCCGTGCCGTCGAATTCGGGGTACGCACGGCGCTCGCCCAGGATGCCGACCTGCTGCTGGCCCACGCCGTCGATGACGCTGTCCTGGCCGGTGCCTGGGGCGTTGTCTATGACCCCAATCTCCTGGAGGAAGCCGGTCAGGAGGCGGCCGAGGAGGCCAAGGCCAAGGCCCTGTCGATGGGCTTCCCGGCCGAGCGGGTGAAGTCGAAGATCTATATGGGCAATCCGGGCGCCGTGCTGACGCGGTTGTCCGAGAAGGCCCTGGTGCTGGTGGTCGGCCGACGGGCACTGAGCGGCCTGGAGCGGTTGTTCGTGGGTTCCACCAGTGTGGGCGTCGCCGCCACGGCCCACTGCCCGGTGATCATGCTGTCGGCCGCGACCCACCAGCCCAGAACCGGCGACAAGGGGCGCGTCGGCGTCGGCATCCACATCGGCGAGCCGAGCAATGCTGCGCTGGCGTTCGCGTTCTCCGAGGCCCGGCGCCGCAGCGCGACGCTCGAAGTGATCCACACGTTCGAACTGCCCACGAGTTTCTTCGCCGACCGCAAGCAGCGCAGCGATCGGGCCCACCATCAGGAGGAGGCCCATCGCGACGTGCTCGACCAGCTGCTGGCGCCCCACCGGGAGAACTATCCGGAGGTGCCGGTCGAGATCACGTTGGTCCAGGCCCACCCGGTCAACGAACTCAACAGTCGCTCCGCCGACTTCGACCTGCTGGTTCTCGAGGTCCACGGACGTGGTTTGCCGGTGTTCTCCCCGGGGGCTACGATCCGCGCGGTCATGGCCTATGGTCAGTGCCCCCTGGCATTGGTCCGCGATACGAAATAG
- the hrpA gene encoding ATP-dependent RNA helicase HrpA: MPAVLSPSPGSTGVIRFDPDLPITARVDDIAAAIADTQVVVVAGETGSGKTTQLPKICLSLGLRKIAHTQPRRIAARSVAERVAEEMEVELGDEVGYQVRFTRRATRETRLLVMTDGVLLAEIGHDRDLRRYDCIIIDEAHERSLNIDFLLGYLKQLLTRRPELKVIITSATIDTARFAAHFDDAPIIEVSGRTYPVEIRYRPIVEDLPTDDDDEDVVTTPVVAELRDQVDAICDAVTELRALGPGDILVFLSGEREIRDTAEALEALKLRHTEILPLYARLSAAEQHRVFTGHTGSRIVLATNVAETSITVPGIRYVIDPGTARISRYSARTKVQRLPIEPVSQASANQRSGRCGRVGPGVCIRLYSETDFNARPEFTDPEILRTNLASVILQMAHADLGDIGSFPFVEPPDAGQITDGLRLLTELGALRQQPRGARSGTPGASPRLTKIGHQLSRIPLDPRMARMLVEAEKQDCLREVMVIVAGLTIQDPRERPSDAQQQADTLHRRFHAAPVAEGEEPTPDHSDFIALLRLWDYLGEQRMTLSGNAFRRMCRAEHLNFLRIREWQDLIGQLKDITRELQLTRNQQPATPDAIHTAVLSGLLSHIGLAEIDDKKTLPRQRGQQRRRPGPREYLGARGAKFAINPGSAVAKSQPELVMAAELVETTRLWARTVAGIEAAWVEKVGEHLLRRTHSEPHWSARTGAVVATETVMLLGVPIVSGRLVNYSRIDPAAAREIFIRSALVEGDWRTRHHFFARNADVRAQAEELEERARRRDIVVDDQTIFDFYAARIPADVVSVRHFDAWWRVKRRSDDAFLDLTLDDLTHDAAGPAAGDFPDQWEVDGTSLPVSYVFDPGSGADGVSVDLQLARLNQVPPEPFTWQVPGLRHELATELIRSLPKQVRTRFVPAPDHARDALRWLAEHDTPETVPFPQALGRALRGLTSEIVPEDAWDLTKLDDHLRVTFVVRDAARGDREVGRGKDLAELRRRFAPQLTEKLTRAAAKPGRTRATDWTFGTLPEQQKVGGGVGYPGLVDEGTAVSVVVHDNPATRDRAHRLGVRRLVQLNTPDPTKWVVGHLSNTDKLALGNSPYPSVPELLADARLKAVGDLIPGGEPVRTEAAFRKLCDEVRMELPDRMRMVVAQTAEILRHHQQVSLALAGVDDAEIADDIIEQRDNLVFKGFLAATGEPWFSQVAKYLHAIELRLGSRRGNVRRDDDALRTIWPLEREYAELVARLPAGPLPDEVAEVGWQLEELRVSLFAQSLGTVRPVSAKRVRTALASAGQYIGRHA; the protein is encoded by the coding sequence CTGCCCGCTGTGCTGTCCCCTTCGCCCGGGTCGACAGGGGTGATTCGTTTCGACCCGGACCTGCCGATCACCGCCCGGGTCGACGACATCGCCGCGGCGATCGCCGACACCCAGGTGGTGGTGGTGGCCGGCGAGACGGGATCGGGCAAGACCACGCAGCTGCCCAAGATCTGCCTGTCGCTCGGCCTGCGGAAAATCGCCCACACCCAGCCCCGGCGGATCGCCGCGCGATCCGTGGCCGAGAGGGTCGCCGAGGAGATGGAGGTCGAGCTCGGTGACGAGGTCGGCTATCAGGTGCGGTTCACCCGGCGGGCCACCCGCGAGACCCGGCTGTTGGTGATGACGGACGGCGTCCTCCTCGCCGAGATCGGCCACGACCGTGACCTGCGCCGCTATGACTGCATCATCATCGACGAGGCCCACGAACGCAGCCTCAACATCGATTTCCTGCTCGGCTATCTCAAACAGTTGCTGACCCGACGCCCGGAGCTCAAGGTGATCATCACCTCGGCGACCATCGACACCGCGCGTTTCGCGGCCCACTTCGACGATGCGCCGATCATCGAGGTCTCGGGCCGGACCTATCCGGTCGAGATCCGCTATCGCCCGATCGTCGAAGACCTGCCGACCGATGACGACGACGAGGACGTCGTCACCACGCCCGTCGTCGCCGAGCTGCGAGACCAGGTCGATGCCATCTGCGACGCCGTGACCGAGCTGCGGGCCCTCGGGCCGGGGGACATCCTGGTGTTCCTCAGCGGCGAGCGCGAGATCCGGGACACCGCGGAGGCGCTCGAGGCGCTCAAACTGCGCCACACCGAGATCCTCCCGCTCTATGCCCGCCTCTCCGCTGCCGAGCAACACCGCGTGTTCACCGGCCACACGGGCTCACGCATCGTCCTCGCCACCAATGTGGCCGAGACCTCCATCACCGTTCCGGGCATCCGCTACGTCATCGACCCGGGCACCGCCCGCATCTCCCGCTATTCGGCCCGCACCAAGGTCCAGCGCCTGCCCATCGAGCCCGTCTCGCAGGCCAGTGCCAACCAGCGCTCGGGCCGGTGCGGCCGCGTCGGGCCGGGTGTGTGCATCCGGCTCTACAGCGAAACCGATTTCAACGCCCGACCCGAGTTCACCGATCCCGAGATCCTGCGCACCAATCTCGCCTCGGTCATCCTCCAGATGGCCCACGCCGATCTGGGCGATATCGGGTCCTTCCCGTTCGTCGAACCCCCGGATGCCGGCCAGATCACCGACGGCCTGCGCCTGCTCACCGAGCTGGGTGCGCTGCGGCAGCAGCCCAGGGGTGCCCGTTCGGGTACGCCGGGCGCCAGCCCCCGACTGACGAAGATCGGTCACCAGTTGTCGCGCATCCCGCTCGACCCCCGGATGGCCCGCATGCTCGTCGAGGCGGAGAAGCAGGACTGCCTGCGCGAGGTCATGGTGATCGTGGCCGGACTGACGATCCAGGACCCGCGCGAACGGCCGTCGGATGCCCAGCAACAGGCCGACACCCTGCATCGCCGCTTCCATGCCGCACCGGTGGCCGAAGGGGAGGAACCGACTCCGGACCATTCCGACTTCATCGCCCTCCTGCGGCTCTGGGACTATCTGGGTGAGCAGCGCATGACGCTCAGCGGCAACGCATTCCGGCGCATGTGCCGGGCCGAACACCTCAACTTCCTCCGCATCCGCGAATGGCAGGACCTGATCGGCCAGCTCAAGGACATCACCCGCGAGCTCCAGCTCACCCGCAACCAGCAGCCCGCCACACCCGATGCCATCCACACCGCCGTGCTGTCCGGCCTGCTGTCCCACATCGGCCTCGCCGAGATCGACGACAAGAAGACCCTGCCCCGCCAGCGCGGCCAGCAGCGTCGACGCCCCGGTCCCCGCGAATACCTGGGAGCGCGGGGCGCGAAGTTCGCCATCAATCCGGGTTCCGCCGTCGCCAAGTCCCAGCCCGAACTCGTCATGGCGGCCGAACTGGTCGAGACCACCCGCCTCTGGGCCCGCACGGTGGCCGGGATCGAGGCGGCCTGGGTCGAGAAGGTGGGGGAGCACCTGCTGCGGCGTACGCATTCGGAACCGCACTGGTCCGCCCGCACCGGCGCGGTGGTGGCGACCGAGACCGTCATGCTCCTGGGGGTGCCGATCGTCTCGGGACGGCTGGTCAACTATTCGCGCATCGACCCGGCAGCGGCCCGCGAGATCTTCATCCGGTCGGCGTTGGTCGAGGGGGACTGGCGTACGCGGCATCACTTCTTCGCCCGCAATGCCGACGTGCGCGCCCAAGCCGAGGAGCTCGAGGAGCGGGCCCGGCGCCGCGACATCGTGGTGGATGACCAGACGATCTTCGACTTCTATGCGGCCAGGATCCCGGCCGATGTCGTGTCCGTGCGTCACTTCGATGCGTGGTGGCGGGTCAAGCGGCGCAGCGACGATGCGTTCCTCGACCTCACGCTCGACGACCTGACCCACGACGCCGCCGGTCCGGCCGCCGGTGACTTTCCCGACCAGTGGGAGGTCGACGGCACGAGCCTGCCGGTCAGCTACGTCTTCGACCCGGGATCGGGGGCCGACGGGGTCAGCGTCGACCTGCAGCTCGCCCGCCTCAACCAGGTGCCGCCCGAACCGTTCACCTGGCAGGTGCCCGGTCTTCGGCACGAACTGGCCACCGAGCTGATCCGCAGCCTGCCCAAGCAGGTCCGCACCCGGTTCGTCCCGGCCCCCGACCACGCCCGCGATGCGTTGCGGTGGCTGGCGGAGCATGACACCCCCGAGACTGTCCCCTTCCCCCAGGCGCTCGGTCGGGCCCTGCGCGGCCTGACCAGCGAGATCGTTCCCGAGGACGCCTGGGACCTGACCAAGCTCGACGACCATCTGCGCGTCACCTTCGTCGTCCGCGATGCGGCCCGCGGCGACCGCGAGGTCGGTCGCGGCAAGGACCTCGCCGAACTGAGGCGCCGTTTCGCGCCCCAGCTCACCGAGAAGCTGACGCGCGCGGCCGCGAAACCGGGGCGTACGCGCGCGACGGACTGGACCTTCGGCACCCTCCCGGAGCAGCAGAAGGTCGGCGGGGGCGTCGGCTATCCGGGTCTCGTCGACGAGGGCACGGCCGTGAGCGTGGTCGTCCATGACAATCCCGCGACCCGTGATCGCGCGCATCGCCTGGGCGTACGCCGGCTCGTCCAGCTCAACACACCCGATCCCACCAAGTGGGTCGTCGGCCACCTGTCCAACACAGACAAGCTGGCGCTGGGGAACAGCCCCTATCCGAGCGTGCCCGAGCTGCTGGCCGATGCCCGCCTCAAGGCCGTCGGTGACCTGATCCCCGGTGGGGAGCCGGTGCGCACCGAGGCGGCCTTCCGGAAGCTCTGCGACGAGGTGCGCATGGAGCTGCCCGACCGGATGCGGATGGTCGTGGCCCAGACCGCGGAGATCCTGCGGCACCACCAGCAGGTCAGCCTCGCCCTGGCCGGCGTCGACGATGCCGAGATCGCCGACGACATCATTGAGCAGCGCGACAACCTGGTCTTCAAGGGCTTCCTGGCGGCCACCGGGGAGCCCTGGTTCTCGCAGGTCGCCAAATATCTCCATGCGATCGAGCTCAGGCTCGGCTCCCGGCGCGGCAACGTGCGGCGCGACGACGATGCGCTGCGCACGATCTGGCCCCTGGAGCGCGAGTACGCCGAGTTGGTCGCCCGCCTGCCGGCCGGCCCGCTGCCCGACGAGGTGGCCGAGGTCGGCTGGCAGCTGGAGGAGTTGCGGGTCAGCCTCTTCGCGCAGAGCCTCGGCACGGTGCGGCCGGTGTCGGCGAAACGTGTGCGGACGGCGCTGGCTTCGGCGGGCCAGTACATTGGTCGCCATGCTTGA
- a CDS encoding pyridoxamine 5'-phosphate oxidase family protein gives MGEPEAYARFEPLPADEAGELLRTHRIGRVAWHGINGLLVLPVAYAWHDGVIAFRTAPGGALARLTEATEIAFEVDDFDVETGTGWAVLVRGVAQGVSSPDEEAEWQARLPEPWAPGPRDLVIRVDPVITTGRVVVRA, from the coding sequence ATGGGTGAGCCCGAGGCGTACGCCCGTTTCGAACCCCTGCCGGCGGACGAGGCCGGGGAGTTGCTGCGTACCCATCGCATCGGTCGCGTCGCGTGGCACGGCATCAACGGACTGCTCGTGCTCCCGGTCGCGTACGCCTGGCACGACGGGGTGATCGCCTTCCGCACCGCTCCCGGCGGAGCGCTCGCGCGCCTGACCGAGGCAACCGAGATCGCCTTCGAGGTCGATGACTTCGATGTGGAGACCGGAACCGGCTGGGCCGTGCTGGTGCGGGGGGTGGCGCAAGGCGTCAGCAGCCCCGACGAGGAGGCCGAGTGGCAGGCCCGCCTGCCCGAGCCCTGGGCGCCCGGACCGCGCGATCTGGTCATCCGGGTCGACCCCGTGATCACCACCGGTCGCGTGGTCGTCCGGGCCTGA
- a CDS encoding HAD family hydrolase — MTEPALPRLIATDLDGTLLRSDTTVGDRTRQALDLVRSAGVLVVPVTARQPVGIRQVAGNAGFTDWAVCSNGAYSWHLTEERAGFVTLLEPEPLAQLVTALGERVPAARFAVVRDFGRDFVAEEGYAALSVFHDHAMQPRVMRRGTPAELVSEPCLKFVARSDRHTPPELYAEIEALGLDGIAPTLSGAPFVEVAAAGVSKATGLARLCADLGIEPQEVVAFGDARNDVAMLEWAGHGVAMANAVPQAQAVADEVLSTTNDDEAVAEWLMARFAFAG, encoded by the coding sequence GTGACCGAACCTGCTTTGCCCCGCCTGATCGCCACCGACCTCGACGGCACCCTCCTCCGCAGCGACACCACGGTCGGTGACCGCACGCGACAGGCCCTCGATCTCGTCCGCTCAGCCGGCGTACTCGTCGTGCCCGTCACCGCCCGCCAACCCGTCGGGATCCGTCAGGTCGCCGGGAACGCCGGCTTCACTGACTGGGCCGTGTGTTCCAACGGTGCCTACTCCTGGCACCTCACCGAGGAACGCGCCGGTTTTGTCACGCTGCTCGAGCCGGAACCGCTGGCGCAGCTCGTCACCGCGCTCGGGGAGCGCGTACCGGCCGCGCGGTTCGCGGTGGTCCGGGACTTCGGCCGGGACTTCGTCGCCGAGGAGGGGTACGCCGCCCTGTCGGTCTTCCATGACCATGCGATGCAGCCGCGGGTGATGCGACGAGGTACGCCCGCCGAGCTGGTCTCCGAGCCCTGTTTGAAGTTCGTCGCCCGGTCCGACCGGCACACTCCCCCGGAGTTGTACGCCGAGATCGAGGCTCTGGGACTGGACGGCATCGCACCCACGCTCTCGGGTGCCCCGTTCGTCGAAGTGGCGGCAGCCGGGGTGAGCAAGGCGACCGGCCTGGCCCGGTTGTGCGCCGACCTGGGGATCGAACCGCAGGAGGTCGTCGCCTTCGGGGATGCTCGCAATGATGTTGCGATGCTGGAGTGGGCCGGCCACGGGGTGGCGATGGCCAACGCGGTCCCCCAGGCACAAGCCGTGGCCGACGAGGTGCTGAGTACGACCAACGATGACGAAGCTGTCGCCGAATGGTTGATGGCCCGCTTCGCTTTTGCGGGATAA
- a CDS encoding maleylpyruvate isomerase family mycothiol-dependent enzyme, which translates to MTRKLRDERYALFCETLSSVEPSAPTLCDGWTVHDLAAHVWLIKRDPAGWPGMALPFLAHVTDARLAAIKDRWSYAALIDRLREHGPGIAAMPGDGFEGHRHALGEYVIHTEDIRRPNDLPPLPDTPALRNALWRRVGVAARILRGRGRDGLILQRPQGGDVIVVRGRPGGSSVIGEPIEVLLWVYGRESAAAVEIRSLAA; encoded by the coding sequence GTGACCAGGAAGCTGCGCGATGAGCGTTATGCGCTGTTCTGCGAGACGCTCAGCTCTGTCGAACCCTCCGCCCCGACGCTGTGTGACGGTTGGACCGTCCATGACCTGGCAGCCCATGTCTGGCTGATCAAGCGTGATCCGGCGGGCTGGCCCGGGATGGCGCTGCCGTTCCTGGCCCACGTCACGGACGCGCGCCTGGCAGCGATCAAGGACCGCTGGAGCTATGCCGCGCTCATCGATCGGCTGCGCGAACACGGGCCGGGGATCGCCGCCATGCCGGGAGACGGGTTCGAGGGCCACCGCCATGCACTCGGCGAATATGTGATCCACACCGAGGACATCCGGCGCCCCAACGACCTTCCGCCGCTGCCCGACACACCAGCACTCCGCAACGCCCTGTGGCGCCGGGTCGGCGTGGCGGCCCGGATTCTCCGGGGACGTGGACGCGACGGCCTGATCCTGCAACGCCCGCAGGGCGGTGACGTCATCGTGGTGCGGGGCCGGCCCGGCGGCAGCTCCGTGATCGGCGAACCGATCGAGGTGCTGTTGTGGGTCTATGGGCGAGAGTCTGCGGCCGCGGTGGAGATCCGTAGTCTGGCCGCGTGA